The Salmo trutta unplaced genomic scaffold, fSalTru1.1, whole genome shotgun sequence genome has a segment encoding these proteins:
- the LOC115189967 gene encoding bestrophin-3-like, with translation MTVTYSSKVANATFFGFHRLLLRWRGSIYKLLYREFIVFVLLYTLVSLVYRLALSDPEKRFFEKLALHCNKYAEQIPVTFVLGFYVTLVVNRWWNQFVNLPWPDRLMFLVSSCVHGHDEQGRLLRRTLMRYVNLTSLLIFRSVSTAVCKRFPTMEHVVEAGFMTPEERKIFDAVKSPHLKYWIPVVWFSNMASRARTEGRIKDSVDLQTILNVSMAVA, from the exons ATGACGGTGACGTATTCCAGTAAAGTCGCCAACGCCACGTTCTTCGGTTTCCATAGACTTCTACTGCGATGGAGAGGCAGCATCTATAAACTGCTTTATCGGGAGTTTATAGTCTTTGTACTGTTATATACCTTGGTGAGCCTCGTTTACAG ACTTGCTCTCTCAGACCCTGAAAAGCGTTTCTTTGAAAAGTTGGCTCTTCACTGTAACAAGTATGCAGAACAGATTCCAGTCACGTTTGTGCTTG GTTTCTATGTGACCCTGGTGGTCAACCGCTGGTGGAACCAGTTTGTGAATCTGCCTTGGCCCGATCGCCTCATGTTCCTGGTCTCTAGCTGTGTTCACGGCCATGACGAGCAGGGCCGCCTCCTCAGACGCACGCTGATGCGCTACGTCAACCTCACCTCACTGCTCATCTTCCGCTCCGTCAGCACCGCCGTCTGTAAGAGATTCCCCACCATGGAGCATGTGGTGGAGGCAG GCTTCATGACTCCAGAAGAGAGGAAGATCTTTGATGCTGTCAAGTCTCCCCACCTGAAGTACTGGATCCCTGTGGTGTGGTTTTCTAACATGGCGTCAAGGGCTAGGACGGAGGGGCGCATAAAGGACAGCGTGGACCTGCAGACCATCCTTAACGTGAGTATGGCAGTAGCTTGA